One stretch of Pradoshia sp. D12 DNA includes these proteins:
- a CDS encoding amino acid ABC transporter ATP-binding protein, whose protein sequence is MGKLKVKGLKKSYGKLEVLKDISLEVKEGEVVCLIGPSGSGKSTLLRCLNLLEEVNEGDVTVDDKHLTDKNTDINKVRENIGMVFQHFNLFPHMTVLDNITLAPVELNKATKEEAKKIGLKLLARVGLEDKANAMPAQLSGGQKQRVAIARALAMNPDIMLFDEPTSALDPEMVGEVLNVIKQLAQEGMTMVIVTHEMGFAREVADQVIFMDGGYVVERGTPEEIFSNPQNERTKDFLDKVL, encoded by the coding sequence ATGGGAAAGCTTAAAGTAAAAGGATTAAAAAAATCATACGGGAAGCTGGAAGTACTAAAGGATATCAGTCTTGAGGTTAAAGAAGGCGAAGTTGTCTGCTTAATCGGCCCTTCTGGATCCGGTAAAAGTACACTTCTGCGCTGCCTCAATTTACTTGAAGAAGTAAATGAAGGTGACGTAACAGTTGATGATAAACATTTAACTGATAAAAACACAGACATTAATAAAGTTAGGGAAAATATCGGAATGGTATTCCAGCATTTCAATCTCTTCCCGCATATGACAGTACTAGATAATATTACTTTGGCTCCTGTTGAGCTGAATAAAGCTACAAAAGAAGAAGCAAAAAAAATCGGCTTAAAGCTATTGGCTCGTGTGGGTCTTGAAGATAAGGCCAATGCCATGCCAGCTCAACTGTCCGGCGGACAAAAACAACGTGTGGCGATTGCACGAGCTCTTGCCATGAACCCTGACATTATGTTGTTTGATGAGCCTACGAGTGCACTTGATCCCGAAATGGTCGGTGAGGTTCTGAATGTTATTAAACAGCTTGCACAAGAGGGTATGACCATGGTAATTGTGACTCATGAAATGGGCTTTGCCCGTGAAGTAGCTGATCAGGTCATCTTTATGGATGGCGGTTATGTTGTGGAAAGAGGAACACCTGAAGAAATCTTCTCCAATCCGCAAAATGAACGAACTAAGGATTTTCTTGATAAAGTTTTATAA
- a CDS encoding response regulator transcription factor yields the protein MFKILLIEDDTSLFKEIKERLTQWSYEVYGVQDFGEVLNEFTDIQPDLVLIDIQLPKFDGFHWCRLIRTHSNVPILFLSSRDHPTDMVMSMQLGADDFIQKPFNFDVLVAKIQAILRRVYNYNADQTQLKIWCGATINYEKNTVENELGSIELSRNEIYILKQLIDHKNKIISRDTLIRSLWDDERFVSDNTLTVNVNRLRKRLDELGLGHFIETKVGQGYMAKETADSL from the coding sequence ATGTTTAAAATTTTATTAATTGAAGATGACACCAGCCTTTTTAAAGAAATTAAAGAGAGGTTAACCCAATGGTCTTATGAAGTATATGGCGTTCAAGATTTCGGAGAGGTACTTAATGAATTTACGGATATTCAGCCTGACTTAGTCCTTATTGATATTCAGTTGCCTAAATTTGACGGTTTCCATTGGTGCCGGCTGATACGGACGCACTCCAATGTACCCATTTTATTTTTATCATCGAGAGACCACCCTACTGACATGGTGATGTCTATGCAACTTGGTGCTGATGATTTTATACAGAAGCCCTTTAACTTTGATGTTTTAGTTGCAAAGATTCAAGCCATTTTACGAAGAGTTTATAATTATAATGCTGATCAAACACAGCTGAAAATCTGGTGCGGAGCGACCATTAATTACGAAAAAAATACGGTTGAAAATGAACTTGGATCAATAGAGCTTTCAAGGAATGAAATTTACATTTTAAAGCAGTTAATCGATCATAAGAATAAGATTATCAGCAGAGATACTTTAATTCGCAGTTTATGGGATGATGAGCGGTTTGTCAGCGATAATACATTAACGGTCAATGTGAATCGGTTGCGAAAAAGGCTGGATGAACTTGGACTCGGACATTTTATAGAAACAAAAGTAGGTCAAGGTTACATGGCAAAAGAGACGGCTGATTCTTTATGA
- a CDS encoding ABC transporter permease translates to MSVKTLIWRNLKKNINNYYLYVFALVFSVALYFSFVTLQYDPAMDAAKGSIKGGAALQVGSILLISIVLVFLLFANSIFIKRRGKEIGLFQLIGMTKSKIFRILNMENAILYFGSLVVGIFIGFSISKLIMLILIKLTGVEDIAALRFSGEALIQTIIVFSVIYLLIMLSNYLFIKRQTILSLFRVTSSTEVKVKKISKFEITIGILGLFLIGSGYYISTKLFGEDLSTGDELIAAMLYILGAVIVGTYLFYKGSVTFILNSIRKKKDGYLNVYEVLSLSSIMFRLKSNAMLLTIITTVSALAIGLLSLSYISFYSVEKTAKNDVPANFSFMNEKDADHFTSVLRENGIAFKEKKVDVIQSRVNIEQIIETSLNVLDLRLNSMPMPVISEKAIDDVELSAHEAYFTGYSDMLKNTLDFKDTGNIQITGNNITIDQKYTGLNRDYVISWNFTISGIPAVVVDESTFQRLKDDIDPAIQDADSLYIGIDITDNEQLPEANSLFNQLATQDDTHESRINMIQDNKKRMGLTMFIVGFLGLTFLITSGCILYFKQMGESEDEKLNFSILRKLGFTQQDLLKGVKLKQLFNFGIPLILGLCHSYFAVKSGWFLFGIEIWTPMLLVMVLYTVFYSIFGVLSVSYYKKIIKESL, encoded by the coding sequence ATGAGCGTTAAAACACTCATATGGAGAAACCTCAAAAAAAATATAAACAACTATTATCTCTATGTATTTGCTTTAGTTTTCAGCGTTGCCCTTTACTTTTCATTTGTTACTCTGCAGTATGACCCCGCAATGGATGCTGCTAAAGGTTCGATAAAAGGAGGGGCTGCACTTCAAGTAGGATCTATTTTGCTCATTAGCATCGTACTTGTATTCCTGCTCTTTGCCAATAGTATTTTTATTAAAAGGCGGGGCAAAGAAATTGGTCTATTCCAGTTAATCGGTATGACGAAATCGAAAATATTCCGTATTTTAAATATGGAGAATGCGATTCTCTACTTTGGTTCATTGGTGGTAGGTATTTTTATTGGATTCTCCATTTCAAAGCTTATTATGCTTATACTAATTAAATTAACTGGTGTCGAGGATATAGCTGCTCTACGTTTTTCAGGAGAAGCGCTAATCCAAACTATTATTGTGTTCAGTGTGATCTATCTACTAATCATGTTATCAAATTATCTCTTCATTAAAAGACAAACTATATTATCATTATTTAGAGTAACTTCTTCCACTGAAGTAAAAGTCAAAAAAATATCTAAATTTGAAATCACAATTGGTATACTTGGTCTTTTTTTAATAGGATCTGGATACTATATTTCAACTAAACTTTTCGGTGAGGATTTATCTACTGGCGATGAGTTAATAGCAGCAATGTTATATATTCTTGGGGCTGTGATAGTTGGGACCTATTTGTTTTATAAAGGCTCTGTGACCTTTATTTTAAATAGTATTCGTAAAAAGAAAGATGGTTATTTAAATGTGTATGAGGTTCTCTCTCTCTCATCTATCATGTTTCGCTTGAAATCGAATGCTATGTTATTAACAATCATCACAACTGTTTCAGCACTTGCAATCGGTTTACTCTCCTTAAGCTATATTTCCTTCTATTCAGTAGAGAAAACAGCGAAGAATGATGTTCCAGCTAACTTCTCCTTTATGAATGAAAAAGATGCTGATCATTTTACAAGTGTCCTTCGTGAAAATGGCATTGCTTTTAAGGAGAAGAAAGTTGACGTTATTCAATCGAGAGTTAATATTGAGCAAATCATAGAAACCAGCCTTAATGTACTTGATCTTCGACTGAATTCTATGCCAATGCCTGTTATCAGTGAAAAGGCAATTGACGATGTTGAGTTATCTGCCCATGAGGCTTATTTCACCGGGTATAGCGACATGCTGAAAAATACGTTGGATTTTAAAGACACAGGTAACATCCAAATAACAGGTAACAACATAACGATTGACCAAAAATATACAGGCCTAAATAGGGATTATGTGATTTCCTGGAACTTTACCATCAGCGGTATACCTGCTGTAGTTGTGGATGAATCTACTTTTCAAAGATTAAAGGATGATATAGATCCAGCTATCCAGGATGCTGACTCACTCTATATTGGGATTGATATCACAGATAATGAACAGCTTCCAGAAGCAAATAGTCTATTCAACCAATTAGCTACTCAGGATGATACACATGAATCTCGTATTAACATGATCCAAGATAACAAAAAAAGAATGGGATTAACGATGTTTATTGTCGGATTTCTCGGTTTAACATTCCTTATTACATCGGGCTGCATTCTTTACTTTAAACAAATGGGTGAAAGTGAGGACGAAAAGTTAAACTTCTCTATCTTAAGAAAACTTGGATTTACCCAACAGGATCTTTTGAAGGGTGTTAAGCTAAAACAATTATTTAATTTTGGAATACCACTCATATTAGGTCTTTGTCATAGCTATTTTGCAGTTAAGTCAGGTTGGTTCCTATTTGGAATAGAGATTTGGACACCGATGTTACTAGTAATGGTGTTGTATACAGTATTCTATTCTATATTTGGAGTATTATCTGTTTCATATTATAAGAAAATCATAAAAGAATCGTTATAA
- a CDS encoding sensor histidine kinase has protein sequence MIKSYLIERRSWIILFLSIHLFILFVAYIDQSIPFQSIAYIVFLSVILFTIFIIIRYKTETQFYRSLDKRETDLDISTLPDARSPIERIVLNSILNQTEQLKHATAHSQTLIEQEKDDLLSWIHEVKTPLTAMNLIIDRLEDERTKSELTYEWMRIQHLLDSQLFQKRLQFIENDLLIENLDLRKIVYKEIRELQSWCIQKRIGFDLQLDITEVVSDAKWLSFIIRQLLTNAVKYSHDSDIIISSRPLPNEHIILTIQDFGRGIDQRDLPRIFDKGYTSAVEHTDNAATGMGLYLAKKAANPLMIDIGVDSKLDEGTRFTLTFPKKNDFVEVISM, from the coding sequence ATGATAAAGAGCTATTTAATTGAAAGACGAAGCTGGATTATCTTATTCCTGTCAATTCATCTATTTATACTCTTTGTGGCTTATATTGACCAGTCTATCCCTTTTCAATCAATTGCTTATATCGTCTTTTTATCTGTAATTTTATTTACCATCTTCATTATCATACGCTATAAAACTGAAACGCAATTTTATAGAAGTTTAGATAAACGGGAAACTGATTTAGACATCTCCACTTTGCCGGATGCAAGGAGCCCTATTGAACGAATTGTTCTAAATAGTATCCTGAATCAAACAGAGCAGCTGAAACATGCAACTGCACACAGCCAAACCTTAATTGAACAAGAAAAAGATGACTTACTCTCCTGGATTCACGAGGTTAAAACTCCGCTAACAGCCATGAATTTAATCATTGATCGCCTTGAGGATGAACGAACAAAATCTGAGCTAACCTATGAATGGATGAGAATTCAACATCTTCTTGATTCTCAACTTTTCCAAAAGCGACTTCAATTTATTGAAAACGACCTTTTAATAGAGAATTTAGATTTACGTAAAATTGTCTATAAAGAAATAAGAGAATTGCAGAGTTGGTGTATCCAGAAAAGAATCGGCTTTGACCTCCAGCTGGATATTACCGAGGTTGTAAGTGATGCCAAGTGGTTGAGCTTTATTATTAGACAGTTATTAACGAATGCAGTCAAATATAGTCATGACTCAGATATTATTATTTCAAGCCGCCCCCTGCCAAATGAACATATCATTTTAACCATACAGGATTTTGGCCGCGGCATTGATCAGAGGGATTTGCCGCGTATCTTTGATAAAGGCTACACTTCTGCTGTGGAACATACCGATAATGCTGCGACAGGTATGGGCTTATATCTAGCTAAAAAAGCAGCAAATCCTCTTATGATTGATATTGGAGTAGATTCAAAACTAGACGAAGGCACCCGATTTACGCTTACCTTTCCAAAGAAGAATGATTTTGTTGAGGTCATTAGCATGTGA
- a CDS encoding undecaprenyl-diphosphate phosphatase, with amino-acid sequence MDSISFIEIIQFVFLGLLQGLTEPIPVSSSGHLVIFQHFFGLNIPGLSFELFVNFASLLAVIFIYRADLMKLIKNGFSYLTGSDKSTATKKDFYFILYLIVATIPAAFIGLFFEDQIASIFKGVRVIGFALIITGIALWLIRNLEGRKAEGELTFKDAIIVGLSQAVALIPGISRSGATIVSSMAMGMNRETALKFSFFLYIPISLGGMVFSVSDMVNDPDLGRLLIPYALAFIASLIASYFSLRWFMDIMKKGKLGYFSIYCFIVGILVIIFG; translated from the coding sequence ATGGATTCAATTAGCTTTATTGAAATAATACAATTTGTTTTTTTAGGATTACTGCAAGGTCTTACTGAACCTATCCCTGTATCTTCAAGTGGCCACTTGGTCATCTTTCAGCATTTTTTCGGACTTAACATTCCGGGATTAAGCTTTGAGTTGTTTGTAAACTTTGCGTCCCTACTGGCCGTTATCTTTATTTATCGAGCAGATTTAATGAAGTTGATTAAAAATGGATTTTCCTATTTAACAGGTTCTGATAAATCTACCGCCACGAAAAAGGATTTTTATTTTATTCTTTACTTAATTGTTGCTACAATTCCAGCTGCATTTATCGGTCTTTTCTTTGAGGATCAAATCGCATCTATTTTTAAGGGTGTACGTGTCATTGGCTTTGCGCTGATTATCACAGGTATTGCTTTATGGCTTATCCGTAATTTAGAGGGCAGGAAAGCTGAGGGAGAACTAACATTTAAGGATGCCATTATTGTGGGATTATCACAGGCTGTTGCTTTAATACCTGGAATCAGCCGTTCCGGTGCAACGATCGTATCCTCTATGGCTATGGGAATGAACCGTGAAACTGCGTTGAAATTCTCGTTTTTTCTATATATCCCAATCAGTCTTGGCGGCATGGTATTTTCAGTATCCGATATGGTGAACGATCCTGATTTAGGAAGACTGCTGATTCCGTATGCATTGGCATTTATAGCTTCCCTCATCGCCTCCTATTTTTCACTGCGTTGGTTTATGGATATTATGAAAAAAGGGAAATTAGGTTATTTTTCTATTTACTGTTTTATCGTAGGAATCCTCGTTATTATCTTCGGTTAA
- a CDS encoding amino acid ABC transporter substrate-binding protein/permease → MKKFSKFTFLIAMAIVMIASFIFPALNTKAEGKKYEIATDITFAPFEFQETNGEFVGIDIDLLNAIAENQGFEVEIKPLGFNAAVQALESNQVDGVIAGMSITDERQLKFDFSDPYFESGVVMAVAEGNEEIKSYEDLKGKKVAIKTGTEGASFAESIKDKYGFKTVTFDDSANMYDDVKTGNSAAVFDDYPVLAYGITQGNGLEIVTEKEKGGSYGFAVAKGQNAELIEQFNTGLANLKESGEYQDIMDKYLKAEKSTDTNNGFFGLLESSMPSLLKGLQMTLILTVVSLVIACILGIIFGLMRVSHLKILRAIGVIYVDIFRGTPLIVQAFFIYFGIPAALDFRISAVAAGIITLSLNAGAYMAEIVRGGIESVDKGQMEAARSLGLPYKKAMAKVILPQAIRLMIPSIINQFIITLKDTSILSIIGINELTQSGKIIIARNLESFQMWLIVGFIYFIIIMILTKVSNRMERKIQNGKA, encoded by the coding sequence ATGAAGAAATTTTCAAAATTCACATTCCTAATAGCAATGGCTATTGTCATGATTGCTTCATTTATATTCCCGGCTTTAAACACGAAAGCAGAAGGAAAAAAATATGAGATTGCAACAGATATTACATTTGCCCCATTTGAATTCCAGGAAACGAATGGCGAATTTGTAGGTATAGATATCGATTTACTCAATGCTATAGCTGAAAATCAAGGGTTTGAAGTAGAAATTAAGCCGCTTGGATTTAATGCAGCCGTACAAGCACTAGAGTCCAATCAAGTAGACGGCGTTATTGCCGGAATGAGTATAACAGATGAAAGACAACTGAAATTTGATTTCTCCGATCCCTATTTTGAATCTGGTGTCGTAATGGCGGTTGCCGAGGGAAATGAAGAGATTAAATCCTATGAAGATTTAAAAGGAAAAAAGGTAGCCATTAAAACAGGTACAGAAGGTGCCAGCTTTGCAGAAAGCATAAAAGATAAATATGGCTTTAAAACGGTAACCTTTGATGATTCCGCCAATATGTATGACGATGTTAAAACAGGTAACTCTGCAGCTGTTTTTGATGATTACCCAGTTCTGGCATATGGGATTACGCAAGGCAACGGATTAGAAATCGTTACTGAAAAAGAAAAAGGCGGCTCCTATGGATTTGCTGTCGCTAAAGGGCAAAATGCGGAATTGATTGAGCAGTTCAATACAGGTCTAGCCAATCTAAAAGAATCCGGTGAATATCAGGATATTATGGATAAGTACTTGAAGGCAGAAAAAAGCACCGATACTAATAACGGTTTCTTCGGCTTATTAGAATCAAGTATGCCAAGTCTGTTAAAAGGTCTTCAAATGACCCTGATATTGACTGTCGTATCTCTTGTTATAGCATGTATCCTAGGTATTATATTTGGTCTGATGCGTGTGTCCCATCTCAAAATCTTAAGGGCAATCGGCGTCATTTACGTAGATATCTTTAGAGGAACTCCACTGATTGTTCAAGCTTTCTTTATCTATTTCGGTATTCCAGCAGCACTTGACTTCCGTATATCTGCAGTTGCTGCCGGTATCATAACATTAAGCTTAAATGCTGGTGCATATATGGCTGAAATTGTACGCGGTGGTATCGAATCCGTTGATAAGGGACAAATGGAAGCTGCCCGAAGCCTTGGTCTTCCATATAAAAAGGCAATGGCAAAGGTTATCCTTCCACAGGCAATCCGTCTGATGATTCCATCTATCATTAACCAATTTATCATTACATTAAAAGATACCTCTATCCTATCCATCATTGGTATTAATGAATTGACTCAAAGCGGAAAAATCATTATTGCCAGAAACCTTGAGTCCTTCCAAATGTGGCTGATTGTAGGGTTTATATACTTTATCATTATTATGATTTTAACTAAGGTATCAAACCGTATGGAAAGGAAGATCCAAAATGGGAAAGCTTAA
- a CDS encoding CdaR family transcriptional regulator, translating into MYQLTNKQAQHIVDKMMADIPYNINIMNEKGIIIGSGSKDRIGTFHTGAVQALRLGRMITITEDNRYEKKGTNEPIVINQKMVGVIGISGEPGEVIPFCKLVKTTVSLLIEQEIALKSMEEISKKKSAFLKLLVETKYQYSDEIKREALNYQLDLTRKTSVLIAKPKPSPKRINYPVFEEDEHSIILLQDNSGVKPLADLLTNENSTIKISVGSHVDTISESYHQAISAMQISEKLNLQKRVIHYMVVSFLSRISEIGIDSFINHSYIKGSLISSPELLETLQIYINKNGNMTLTSKELHIHRNTLQYRLDKIKEITSKDPKQIFELFELIFIMLKD; encoded by the coding sequence ATGTATCAGTTAACTAATAAACAGGCGCAACATATTGTCGATAAAATGATGGCGGATATTCCATATAATATCAATATTATGAACGAAAAGGGCATCATTATCGGCAGCGGGAGTAAGGACAGAATCGGAACCTTTCATACTGGAGCAGTCCAAGCCCTACGTTTAGGCAGGATGATTACAATAACAGAGGATAATAGGTACGAAAAAAAGGGTACAAATGAACCGATTGTCATTAATCAAAAGATGGTAGGTGTTATTGGGATTAGTGGCGAGCCGGGTGAGGTAATCCCTTTTTGCAAACTAGTCAAAACCACAGTCTCTCTGTTAATTGAACAAGAAATCGCGTTGAAGAGTATGGAGGAGATTAGTAAAAAGAAGTCCGCGTTTCTTAAGTTATTAGTAGAAACGAAGTACCAATACTCAGATGAAATAAAAAGGGAAGCCCTGAATTATCAGCTTGATCTGACAAGAAAAACATCTGTCCTGATTGCAAAGCCAAAGCCAAGTCCTAAAAGAATCAATTATCCTGTTTTTGAGGAAGATGAGCATTCCATCATCCTGCTACAGGATAATAGCGGAGTCAAACCCTTGGCTGACCTGTTAACTAATGAAAATTCGACTATAAAGATCAGTGTTGGAAGTCATGTAGACACTATTTCTGAGAGCTATCATCAAGCAATCAGTGCTATGCAAATTAGTGAAAAATTAAATCTTCAAAAGAGAGTTATTCATTATATGGTTGTATCCTTTTTATCCAGAATCAGCGAGATAGGTATAGATTCGTTTATTAATCACTCCTATATTAAAGGTTCTCTTATCTCTTCGCCGGAATTGCTGGAGACCTTGCAGATCTATATTAATAAGAATGGCAATATGACATTAACATCAAAAGAGTTACATATTCATAGAAATACGCTGCAATATCGTCTGGATAAAATTAAGGAGATAACAAGTAAAGATCCTAAACAAATATTCGAGTTGTTCGAGTTGATCTTTATTATGTTAAAGGATTAA
- a CDS encoding YrzE family protein — translation MGNIFIYSIIIGIISALILVPFKNNEKLRIHMKGKTKLLVFVSLAALITIGAFLFYYFTLLDQTISSLWIFVIILTLLGSMLATGMERTIKGILFAGSLLVGLYFLTAFLFNADEKYTIAKMDIKEEIQTFDENKKPASVPPQYARNKMKKAFGQVPNTSYYELGNLQIQKVDGEYVYIAPVEFSGFFKWLKGKETPGYFILSATDSSANPKFVDAEMIYTPSAFFNKETERRIRLQYPSYIFYGDSQLEVDDNGTPFYIRSYGDFVSARNGFKVKGVVVMDAKTGKSNSYSLSEAPEFIDGAVAPEVVSTQNSYFGNYIHGYWNSLFGKSDVKLPSDEGTEANVSPIFDENGDMYYFTDFTSPKEGVDSMLGYALTNSRTGKAVYYTGNMEESYMDSQGALQIIEKKFIEKKWEGEMPIIYNFYGEASWLTGVLDSNGFLQNYFIVSAANPEITAYGSTPNEALKLYKTALQKGGGTVNGTSTSVEKKIDGKVIRVYKEKSGEYTVVSFLLDNGQSYNMSSEKDPLIIYLQENDEVSVTYLDTGENFLPVNGITIKNLQ, via the coding sequence GTGGGAAATATCTTCATCTATTCCATTATCATTGGGATTATATCGGCACTTATTCTTGTGCCATTCAAAAATAATGAAAAATTACGTATCCATATGAAGGGGAAAACAAAACTGCTTGTTTTTGTCAGCTTAGCTGCATTAATCACGATTGGAGCATTTTTATTTTATTACTTCACCCTGTTGGATCAAACTATCTCTTCTCTTTGGATTTTTGTCATCATACTAACCTTGCTGGGTTCAATGCTTGCTACGGGTATGGAGAGAACCATTAAGGGTATTTTATTTGCAGGTAGTTTGCTTGTCGGTCTCTATTTTTTAACGGCATTTCTGTTCAATGCCGATGAAAAGTATACTATAGCTAAAATGGACATCAAAGAAGAAATTCAAACATTTGATGAAAATAAAAAGCCGGCCAGCGTGCCTCCTCAATACGCGCGCAATAAAATGAAAAAAGCATTTGGCCAGGTACCAAATACGAGCTACTACGAATTAGGGAATTTACAAATCCAAAAAGTAGATGGTGAGTATGTTTATATTGCTCCAGTCGAATTTTCAGGATTCTTCAAATGGCTGAAAGGGAAAGAAACTCCTGGTTACTTTATATTGAGTGCTACAGATTCATCAGCCAACCCAAAATTTGTTGATGCAGAAATGATCTACACTCCTTCTGCATTCTTCAATAAAGAAACAGAGCGCCGTATTCGTCTACAGTATCCATCCTACATATTCTATGGGGATTCACAGCTTGAAGTAGATGATAATGGCACGCCATTTTATATTCGCTCTTATGGTGATTTTGTCTCTGCCAGAAATGGCTTTAAGGTAAAAGGTGTTGTGGTGATGGATGCCAAAACTGGGAAGTCCAACTCTTATTCCCTTTCTGAAGCGCCCGAATTTATTGATGGTGCCGTTGCACCAGAAGTCGTCAGTACACAAAACAGCTACTTCGGAAATTATATTCATGGCTATTGGAACAGCCTATTTGGAAAATCAGATGTTAAACTGCCTTCTGATGAGGGTACCGAAGCGAATGTAAGTCCGATCTTTGATGAAAATGGAGATATGTATTATTTCACTGATTTCACGAGTCCTAAAGAAGGCGTCGATTCTATGCTCGGCTATGCGCTCACAAATTCCAGGACAGGTAAAGCTGTCTATTATACAGGTAATATGGAGGAATCCTACATGGATTCACAGGGTGCCCTGCAAATTATCGAGAAGAAGTTTATAGAAAAGAAATGGGAAGGAGAAATGCCCATCATCTATAATTTTTACGGTGAAGCCAGTTGGTTAACAGGAGTCCTGGATTCAAATGGATTCCTACAAAATTATTTCATTGTATCTGCTGCCAATCCTGAAATAACAGCATATGGGTCAACGCCAAATGAAGCCTTAAAGCTATACAAAACAGCACTTCAAAAAGGCGGCGGAACGGTTAACGGCACCTCCACAAGTGTTGAGAAGAAAATCGATGGGAAAGTTATCAGAGTCTATAAAGAAAAATCAGGTGAATATACCGTCGTTTCGTTCCTTCTGGATAATGGACAAAGCTACAATATGTCCTCTGAAAAGGATCCTTTGATCATATATCTGCAGGAAAACGATGAGGTATCTGTAACGTACCTGGATACCGGGGAAAACTTTTTACCTGTTAACGGTATTACAATTAAGAATTTACAATAA
- a CDS encoding ABC transporter ATP-binding protein, with the protein MNILEAHKIHKSFGSKFNQQEVLKGIDITIKTGEFVGIMGASGSGKTTLLNVLSSIDKVSTGTIMINNTEMTAMKEKKLAEFRKHHLGFIFQEYNLLDTLTVKENILLPLSISGLSKKEAIKKFDEVAKDLSILDLKDKYPNELSGGQKQRTSAARAFIHEPSIIFADEPTGALDSKSASDLLNKLSELNQKRNATIVLVTHDPIAASYCNRVIFIKDGQIYTQLTKGQEDRESFFRGIIKTQGILGGVMDER; encoded by the coding sequence ATGAATATATTAGAGGCACATAAAATCCATAAATCATTTGGTAGCAAATTTAATCAGCAAGAGGTTCTAAAAGGCATTGATATTACTATTAAAACAGGAGAATTTGTTGGAATAATGGGCGCCTCCGGTTCAGGAAAAACGACTTTACTTAATGTATTATCTTCGATTGATAAAGTCAGCACAGGGACCATCATGATTAATAATACAGAGATGACAGCAATGAAGGAAAAGAAATTAGCTGAATTCCGCAAGCATCATCTTGGCTTCATCTTTCAGGAGTACAATCTATTAGATACCTTAACCGTTAAGGAAAATATTCTTTTACCATTATCTATTAGCGGCTTATCCAAAAAAGAAGCTATAAAGAAGTTTGATGAGGTAGCTAAGGATCTTAGCATCCTGGACCTGAAGGATAAATACCCAAATGAACTCTCAGGCGGTCAAAAGCAGCGAACATCTGCAGCAAGAGCGTTTATCCATGAACCAAGTATTATTTTTGCCGATGAACCTACAGGTGCCCTTGATTCTAAATCAGCATCCGATCTGTTAAATAAACTAAGTGAATTAAACCAAAAGAGGAATGCAACGATTGTATTGGTTACACATGACCCTATAGCAGCCAGTTATTGCAATCGCGTTATTTTTATTAAGGATGGACAAATCTATACACAGCTAACTAAGGGCCAAGAAGATCGTGAATCCTTTTTCAGAGGAATTATTAAAACACAAGGAATCTTGGGTGGTGTTATGGATGAGCGTTAA